The sequence below is a genomic window from Monodelphis domestica isolate mMonDom1 chromosome 2, mMonDom1.pri, whole genome shotgun sequence.
GCCTCCAGAGGATGGGGAATCAAACTGCCAAACAAAATGCCTCCACAGAGAAGTACAATTTCCTGGGCATCTCCATTGTGGGCCAAAGCAATGAGCGTGGCGATGGTGGCATCTACATCGGCTCCATCATGAAGGGTGGTGCTGTGGCTGCAGATGGGCGAATTGAACCAGGGGACATGCTGCTGCAGGTGTGCATCATAGCACAGGTTTTCCCCCTTTCTTGGGACCTATAGCCTCTCTTTCACCTTGATTCTCTTAACTCCCCAGGTGAATGACATGAACTTTGAGAACATGAGTAATGATGATGCCGTACGGGTGCTAAGAGAGATTGTGCACAAGCCTGGGTGAGGCGAAAAACCCTCACACTAGTCTTATCAGCTCTTTTCCCCTGGTACTTCTTACCTCTggctccctccccctttctcctccctcagtTCTCTGCTCCCTTCTTGCTCTTTCTATATCCCATTTCTCTAAAGTCTTTCTTTCCTCAAATCTTTTCCAATTGCTCTATCCTGTATTTTGCCCTTCCATGATACTGTCATTCCAGTCTACTACTGACCAGCCCTTCCTCCCTTACAGCCCCATCGTGTTAACTGTGGCCAAATGCTGGGATCCCTCCCCTCAGGCTTACTTCACACTCCCCCGAAGTGAGTGATCTCTTTGCATTTTGGGGGTTGGAGGAGGGCATAAAACCAGTGGCTTAGGGGGACAGAGAGAACTAGGAGAGTCCTGAATCTTTGAAGACAAAGGAAGCTAAGGAGTAGTAGAGTATATAAACTCAAAGCAGAAGTGGGTCTGGAAATTGAAGTGATTCAATTCTGATCTTCTGttgtgttcttccctctcagatgaGCCAATCCAGCCTATTGACCCTGCGGCCTGGGTTTCCCATTCAGCAGCACTCACTGGTGCCTTCCCTGCCTACCCAGGCTCTTCTTCTATGAGCACTATAACTTCAGGCTCTTCCCTGCCTGATGGTAAGGCCCTCCTCCACAGTACTGTCCTCCCCAACAAGGGAAGAAGTCCTTGACATCAGACCTCCCTGAATGGCCTTCAACTTAGCATGGCCACTTCACATTCTTATGACTATTACCTCGATTATTCTGTTCCTCCCAGAAGAGATGGGTCCTATTCTCTGCCCTCTGTGAGTACTTTTCCCCCCTTAGGTTGTGAAGGACGTAGCCTCTCTATACACACAGACATGGCATCTGTGACCAAGGCCATGGCAGCGCCTGAGTCTGGGCTGGAGGTCCGGGATCGAATGTGGCTTAAGATAACTATTCCCAATGCCTTTCTGGGTAAGGAGGGCTAACAAGAGGGTAGGGAATGGCTAAAATGGACTGAATTGGGGGTCCATGTTGCCCTTTGTGATTTCTTGGTCTACAACAGGCTCAGATGTAGTCGACTGGCTTTACCACCATGTGGAAGGGTTCCCTGAACGTCGGGAGGCAAGGAAATATGCCAGTGGGTTGCTCAAGGCAGGCCTAATCCGGCATACTGTCAACAAGATCACCTTTTCTGAACAGTGTTACTATGTCTTCGGGGACCTCAGTGGGGGCTGTGAAAGCTGTAAGGCATTCCTTCCTTTACCACTTCCCGACCCGGGAGCCCTCAGCCCTCCCTGATTGAAAAGTGCCCTGCCTTGACTTCTATCCCTCACAGACCCCAAGTCTTACTCTCCCTGATTcagggttggggggagggcagATGGAATGCTTGGCATGGAGGCCTAGGTTTGAATCTAACTCAAACCTGTCTGACTGGGTAAATTATTAGGccagtttccttctttctaaaaataagctcctttccagctctaaatcccatgaAAACTGATTCTCCCCTTGTCCAAGGGGCTTTGAGAAACTTGGATTTGCAGAAGTCTTCCTCCCTTGGTCCCAACCATCCCAGTTTTCTAAGATGCCCTTAAAAACCAGCTCTCCCTAACATAGAGGCTAAAGAGCTTAGATTCTTGAACCAgggtgttctctctctctccctacagACCTTGTGAACCTCTCTCTGAATGATAATGATGGATCAAGTGGAGCTTCTGACCAGGACACACTGGCTCCACTGCCTGGGGCCACACCATGGCCCTTGCTACCTACTTTCTCCTACCAGTATCCAGCCCCACATCCCTATAGTCCCCAACCTCCCCCTTATCATGAGCTTTCATCCTATAGCTATGGAGGGGGCAGTGCTGGCAGCCAGCATAGTGAGGGTAAGTTGGCTATCAGATGAACTTGGGGTGGCTGGGTAGGTAGTACCTGAGGAGCCAAATACCAGTGTTCCTATGGGTGTTCCAAATACTCCCACTCCATTCTCCCAGGAAGCCGGAGCAGTGGATCTACACGAAGTGATGGGGGCATAGGACGTCCTGGGAGGCCAGAAGATCGAGGTCCGGAATCCAAATCAGGCAGTGGTAGTGAATCAGAGCCATCAAGCCGTGGTGGTAGCCTTCACTGGGGTGGGGATTCTGGTGATGCCACCCCTCCTCCACCCAGGGGACTAGGTGGGGGTGGCAGCAGCCTTCGTTCTCACCCTAATCTCCATCCCTATGGGCCGCCTCCTGGTGTGGCACTACCATATAACCCCATGATGGTAGTTATGATGCCACCTCCACCCCCCCCAGCAGTTCAGCCTCCTGGAGCACCTCCTGTTCGAGACCTGGGCTCTGTACCACCTGAGCTAACTGCCAGTCGACAGAGCTTCCACCTGGCCATGGGCAACCCTAGTGAGTTTTTTGTGGATGTCATGTAGGACCTTATCTATCAATTTGACCAGGTTTTCTTGTACTATCTGTGTCTTGATAATTCCTATTAATTCCCAGCATGTGAGTACCCCTTCCCCCTCACGTTTCTGTAGCCAAGACTCACTTTTGCTACTGGATGCCATCAggtccaaaaaaaatttttttgggtgATTTAACCAAGGAGTTGCTACTACCAACAGTGCCTGATCTGACCCAGGGTTACAGGATtttatatataaacttttttagggggggaggagggaaaaatacatttttattatactttttgatactttaaaaagatatttttctgGAATGAAGTAGCCCTATGACAATCCCTTCCCATCCTATTTGTCTTTCTTGCCCAAGTGGTTGGAGAGTAAGGAAAGGGTTGGTATGTTGGGGGATGGTATCTCCACCTGCCTTTAGAATTTAGGAGCCCCAAGCTAGGGTTCCATAGCTGCCTATATTGCTATTTATTTTAGACTTTTGTGTATAAAACCCTAAATAAAGCAATAGAAGGGAATTTCTTATTGATTCTGGCTCTTTTCTTGGCAAGACAGATCTCTGGCTCCAAGAAAGGAATGGGATTTGGAGAGACATCTCACACAATATTTTCCATGCTAGAAATCTTTActtttttgtgaagaagaaactCACCCATTGTTAAGGCAGAATTAAAGATTTTTAAGCCCCTCCCCACTAAGAGGAGATAAACAGGTGTGGTCACTTCAGTCTTCCTTCTCAAGGGCTTTGGCTAGTATGAGGTAGGGATGAAATGAGAACCCTGGCTTTGGCCAAAGTAAAGGCACACAAGGGGTAGTTTGAAAAAAGACATTGAGAATGCTCAGAAACCAAGGGGATTGTTGGTAACCACTCCTCCCTTTTCCACCATCGCCTGAGAGATGCCCTTAAAATTTCGAAAGAGCTGGGGCTGTTGGGGATCGGACTGCAGGCTGGCTATGGTCTCCTGAATCCGGGCTGCAGCCTAGGAGAAGATGTAGGGATGAAAAAGGAAGGTTATTGtcccttccctcacccctcctCTGTGGCAAACACAACCCATACCTCTATACACCAGGTGTCACAGAGCATCTTCTCATGTTGGGCTGTGGAGTGACCTTCACTCAGAGATCGGGAGGCCCTGAGGTGGGAGAAAGAAGGCAAGGAAGATATTGAATGGAATAGGCTCACTCCCACATGGTGCCCCAGGTCTGGCTGGCTTCTTACCTGGAAAGTACTACTACCATGGCATAGAGGTCAATGGCACAATCTGCTAATCGATGGAGGAGGAACTGTTCATCTGGAGAGGAGATAGAGGGAGTTTGCTCATGGGAAGATAAGGGAAGTCAGAAGGGTTTGGGGGAATAGTCTTGGGAGTCTTACCAACAATCCCCTTCTTGTACTTGATCAACTTGGCCTCTACTACTGTAGCAAATTGTTCCAGAGCTCCTACTGcctagagaaggaggaagagacttgaggaGTAAGAGGGGTCCACATATATACCCAGATTCCCCACTGTTATCTATTATCCCTCCACTTTAAGTTCTTTACTCACCAATTTGCCACTCTGGCTCAGTTCTGGGTGGACAACCCCGCTTAGACTCAGGCCACTGCCTATACCTGTCCGGCTGGAGGAAGGATACTATAAGGCAAGCTCTACCTCTCAAGTCCCCAGCCTCCCCTATTTCCTTCAGCTGAGTCCCACGTCCATACCGCCTGAACTGCTTCCCTGCCTCTCCTAGTAGAAGGCCAGCATTTCCAAATGGATTTTTCAGAGCCTTCCCAAGACCAGTGAGTTCCTTTCCCTTGTCCTGTTTATGGAATAGGAGGGATATATATAGTTACAAGACCCTACAACACTCACATCCTCACATCACTCTGCTACTTCTCCCCAATTCCCGCTTACCATACAGCCCTGAAGGGCCACAAACAGCCTCAGAATGTCATTTGTTCCTTCAAAGATTCGGAAGATCCGAAGATCTCGAAGCACCCTTTCCACACCTGGTTCCTAGAGGCAAGAAAACGGGGCAGTGTCAAAATGTTGGAGACCATTTTTTCCCACCGCTAGAACCAATTTCACCCACAGCCAGAGAGGGCCTCATGGCTATCTCTACCCATAGACGTGTATGGTATGAATGGGGGATATGTACCTTCATAAAACCCATGCCACCCATGATCTGAATACACTCATCTGTCACTGTCCAGGCTGCTTCCTGAAGGTAGAAAGAGAACGCAGGAAGGGTTAGAGCCAGTCACACTATCCCCAGGTTTATTCTTAGCCCTGTTAACCCATCTTCAATACCCATCTCAACTCTTACACCCTAATGgaccctcttttctcctcccattGTTCCCCAACCAGCACATCCCAGGGTCTCACCGAGCCAAAGATTTTGCTGATGGCTGCCTCTATCTGGAAGTCCTTTGATCCCTGGTCCATGTTGGAACTCACCATGTAAGCCATAGACTGAGGCAATAAAGTTAGGAGCAAGGGAGAAGAGACTAGGTTCATCTCTGAAATTCTCCAAACCAAACAAGATTTAACCATTCCATTCCACCCTCCAACCCAAATAAGGAgccccattaaaaaaccaaatctTTCCCATATCTGAGGACAAGCCAAATTACAATTCCCAGGGGGAATTTTGGACCCATATAATTTTGGACCCGTATAAATCGGCATACAAGGGGGCTTATTGAGAATTGTACTTAACTTCCAaaaggagaaaaccaaggctCTAGTAAAAGGCACACCCCTCTTAAGTGCCTTTCTAACCCTGGAGAGGGTCACAGGGTCACCATCTCGTCAGTCTGCACATCAGAATAACCAGAATACAAGTTGACAGAATCAGGGCCTCTCACCATTTCAAAAGCTTTTCTCTTTAAGTCCTTGTCCATAGCTTTCCAAAGGGGGAAGGGATCCATGAAGGACAATCTCATCTCCCTTCAGCCTTTTTACCCTAATCAAATCGAATTCTAGTTTTTGGCACACTGCAGGATGAATAATGGTCTGAGAGGTGGCTGAGGACTTCGAGGAGGGAAGGGGATTTGCTCTGAAATCTCAGCCAGGGACAGCCTCTCACCTCTGTTACATACTGCAGTACAGCCATCCGAGCCAGCTTCTCCTGGATCAACCCAAAATTATAGATTTTATCTCCAAATTGGACACGATTGGCAGCATGGTCTACCTAGGACAAAGACATGGTACACTAGAATCCTGGAGAACAATTACCTACACATACCCAAGAATATTCCCGGACTCAAGTTTCACCCTGGCCCTTCTCTTGTCCACTTCTATTCCTCCAAACCAGAAGGTTAGAGGACAAGCTCTTAAGAACAGGCAGAAAGTCTCATTAAGGAGGTCAGGTTGGGGTATACAGAGATAgatggtggcacagtagatagaatattggacctgaagtcaggaagacttgaattcaaatacagccttagatGCTCATTAGCTTTGGCAATGTCACTTGAGCTCTGTTTACCAGTTTCTTTTAACTGGAAAATGGagcacctgcctctcagggttgttataaggatcaaataggataatacttgtaaagcaatAAGCACAGACTGGCCTGTCCCACAGTAGgggatatataaatgcttatcgtttccctttccctttcaggCTAAAGCTGCAGAAAAGAATCATACAAGAAATTGAGAGCTGCCTCCAGGCACTTAGGTCCTTGAGGCAGGGCAGAAATGGGGGTGAAGGTCAAGACTATCAGGAAGATCCATTCAAGTTAGTCCCAACAGagacatttttaatttcttacttTGTGTCTAGGCaatcaggggtaagtgacttgcccagtgttatatagttaggaagtgtcagaggccagatttaagcccaagacctcccaacttgaggcctggtgctctatccactgtgcaacccagctgccctcaaaagGGACAATTAgactgagaagaaagaaaaacttggCCAAACTGGCAGACCAGGGATGTTGTGCGACTTACTGCTTTGGCAATGATGCTCTTCATGGTGCCAGCCAGGGCAGCAGCCATGCCGAACCTTCCATTGTTGAGGATGTGCATTGCAACCTTGAAGCCACCTCCAACTTCCCCCAGCACATTCTCTGCAGGCACCTTCACCCCATCAAAGAACACCTCCGCTGTGTTGGAAGCCTTAATTCCCATCTTCTTCTCACCAGGCCCACTGCATGAGTATGGAATGGGAAAATGAGAAGTGACAGACTAGAAAAAAGCAGGGGCACCATCTTGTGGGGACAAAGATCTATACAGTCACTTGCATAAAAGGAGCTGAACTCCCAGCTGACAGGGCTGGGTAAGCTACTAAGACTATACTGGTTCTTAGCATGTTGAGCTCCAGCCTACCCACCCTGTTGCCTTAATGTTGTGCTGAAACTTCAAGCATGCTTGAAAGGAAAAACTGGTCCTGGGTCCCCAGGTCCCATTAGGTTTTATTTTCCCAACCCTGTCCCTTCTCCACTGCCTCCCCTATTCCCTGCAACTCACTTAGTGACTCCTCCAAAGCTTCTTTCTACcacaaaagctgtgatcttttcCTTCACTGCTCCACTGGATTCATCCTTAATTGGTGTCTTGGCGAATACTGTGAAGATCTCTGCCAGACCCCCATTACTGTGGAAAGGTGGGGAGGACCAGATCAGGatatggggaggaggggaagcagAGGGGAGAGGCTCCAAGGGGAAGAAGGGAGCCAGGTAAGGCATAAGATGGGGGAGGTCAGAATAGAGACTTGTAGGACCCAACCAACCAACCAGGGTGGAGTAAATGACCTGATCCAGATCTTGCTGCCATTTAGGGTATAGTACTTTCCACAGGAGCTAGGAACAGCTGTAGTTCGAATGGATGCTGCATCAGATCCACTCGAGGGTTCTGTTAGGCAAAAAGCTGCCAAGTTCTCTCCTGTCAAGGGAGGAGAGGTTACTATGGAAAGAGAACCACACAACCAACCCTACTCCAAGTCCCAACATACTCCTAGCCCACAGGTGGATCCCTAAGGATTCCCTTATTGGGTGCCTTGTCCTTCCACAATCACATCAGTTCATCCCAGAAGTAACCACTGGTTAGCATTGCCCCCAATCTACTAATAATCCTATATACACCTCTTCCTCCAGTAATACCCAGCCTTTGACCCCTTCAAATATCATCATCCCCCTCCTCAACCCAAAGATGAAACCCAGGTTTCATGTGGTAACTAGCTCTGGGAAAGGCTATTAAAACTCTTGATTCCACCTGAACAAATTTTGAACTCTTCCTCCTGTTGGCCTCACCTACCAGATGCCAGTTTGGGGAGATATTTCTTCTTCTGGGCATCAGAGCCAAAGAGCAGAATACCTTTGAAACCGATGGACTGATGGGCCCCCAGAGTGATGCCCACACCAAGGTCATGCATCCCCACAATCTCCACGAGGCGGGCATACTGGTAGGAAAGGTGACTGGGTCTTAGGTTTGACTGGGGCTAGCAACCAAAGATTACATGCCATGTCCCCCCAACCCTGAGTAGCCAGGAAATTACACTAGGGATATAACCAGGGTAACATGCAAGAGAGCCATAAGGAGTAGTTAGCATCTGATTTGGTCCATACTTGTGAAAATATGCTTAAATACAGTTGGAGGGGCCAGGAGGAAAAGAGATGAGGATTGTGAGATTAAGTTTTAGTCTGGATATAGAGGCCTGTGGATATCTGGAGAAGGTTAGGAAAAAAGTCCTTCCAAGCTCAAAACCAATTATCTTATGATAGTAGTTAAAACAGAGAAAGTACTGAGACTCCAAGCTAAGAAGGAGCTTAGGGAAAAGCAGGTTTGGGAGCACAGAGGAGAACAGAGGAAAGGCCAGCTTTGAGAGATACCTCTGCCCTCTGCTTTGAGTCATGGGCTTCTGCATTATTGGATCCTGTTTCCAAGGATCATACTCCCTATTAACCacactctttctctatttctctttttctcacacACTAATCTCAGGGGTAAAAGCAGTTCAAGCTTCATAAAGCCCCTTCCCAATGAGTCTCCCTTTAGGAAACCAGGAAGGCATAGACTGAAAACTCAAGGTATAGGAGTCCTTTGAGGCAAAGCAGAAAAGAGGTCATAGTCATAGAGATATGGAGGGAGTAGGGAATGGGAGACTCTGACTTACAGTAGGTTTAGGGAGAGAGTGGAAAGTCTTACCTGTGTGTTACAAAGACCCACACCTCCCAGCTCAGAGGGTACTTGGAGCCCAAAGGCTCCCAATTCCTTTAACCCCTGCATAGTGGAGTCCTCCACCTTTTCTAGGCTATCATTCTTGGCAGGGTCATTCACTTCCTGGATATAAGGGAGGGAAAACACAGGATCACAAAATCTAAAACATTGGAGAAGATCAAAGGCTACCTAGGTCAATTCAGATGTGTATACCAGAATCCTCTCAACATCCCTGGCATatttaaaatgttgaattttctatagattttaaaacaaacaaaaaatcccaagCTACTTGTAAAGAAATTTAGTTTCATATAtaaatcctctttttctgtttttatatgtGGAAATGTTTCTGTTTGTTGATGCTTGTCAAATTTAGTATAATGACAAATTGAAAGCAGCTATTATGTAGCCCAGCACCTCTCAAAGAAATCTCTTCTGGGAGCTAAACACCCCTATTTCCTTTAACCATATTTATATAAGATGGCCTCCTGTCCTCTAACCACCCCGCTCACTACCTTCTGGTTCTACTCTAGTTTGTCTATGTCCTTCCTAAAGCACTGAATCTAGAAGTAAACTCTAAATTCTAGTTGTGGGCTGACTAGGGTAGAGCACAACAGGACTTCCCTGGTTCTGGATGTTATGTTTCATAGTCATCCATCTTATGATTATATTTGTTCTTTAGCTACCATATTCCTCTGGTGACTCCTACTGAATTCTGAACTAAAGGCAACTAAAgccctcagatctttttcataCAAACTCTTTTTAGTCATGACTCCTTTATCCTATTCTTGTAAATCTAGCTTTGTGAACCCAACTGTGGGGtgtaacatttttttctgttatatgtGCTCAGTCCCTCTTTCCAGcttcttgggatttttttggtTCCTCATTCTTGTTATTCAGTATGTTAGTTGTACCTCCCTGATTTAGCTCATCCACAAAATTGTTAAATAGGTCATCTCTGCCTTTGTGTAAATCACTAATAAAAACAtgattggggcagttaggtggctcagtgaatacagcatcaggtctggagttgagagatcctgggttcaaatatgacctcaaacacgtcctagctgtgtgatcctgggtaaattacttaatcccaaatgctttacccttatcactcttttgccttggaatcagaattgattctaagacctaaagtaaagggtttaaaaacaaacaaaaaaacaggatGGCaacctctctcccctcaactgcCCCAACCATCATCAAGGCACCCCATCCCCAGCCCTTACCTCAAAGAATCGAGACACAGGCCCCACCAACTCTTTCAGGAACTGCATCTGCTCCTCATTCAGCACTACAATGGCCAGAGGGACAGTTAGATTGGACAGCACCCTAAGAAAGCAGACCTTCCTCTACCAACCTCCTACCAGAGGAATAATAGTCTACCTGAAGGGTATGGAAACACCTGGTCTGTAGTAAGTTGTCCTTTAAACATCCCTACAGCAAATGACTTGGACCCCTGGgacaggaagaaaggagaaatacCAGGAAGTtgaatggaagaaagagaaatattccCCCAGTACTAACCCCACTCTCCACAGTTGGGTTATCTTTGTCCACTGATGAGGCTGTTGAGGAAACAGAACCCATTTTGTCCACCTATGGGGAATGGAAGGAAGAGTAAAATACTGGGAGCTGCCAGGGCAGGAGCCAGGAAGAAATAGGGAATACAGACGCCATGGCCTCCGAGACtccttctaactctagatctgTGCCCTTATAAAGGGAGAACTAGAAGATTAGAGGGTTCAAAGGCAAGGTGAGGAGGCTTCAAGACGGTACAGGTGAGGCAATACAGATTTTGTAACCTTTGGCCCAATTTCTCCCCCCCCATGACCTTTCCCCTAATTTCAGGGCCAAACACAGAAGCAGGTGACTCAGAAGAACAGCTTGATCCCAGCAGACAGCCAGGGGGAGCCCCCCAGCCTCTCGATCAGCCCAACACAGCACACCCTTCGAGCTTACCTCCATGGCCTCATTGGCGTAGTTCCGAGTAGCCCTCATGCCCAAAAGTGAACCATAGCTCTGGGGGCTGGGCAAGAGGGCAAGGCGATTAGCATTAGGGCCCTTTTACCCTAAttccctccacccccactcccaaCTGCCCTCCTCATCACAGACTAACTTTTCATTCCCCTCCCCCAAGGCTCCATAGACTAGGAGCCAAGGGAATGGCAGATGGAGGGGACCTTCAAGCCTTCTTCCTGCACAGCCCCTGCCCCACCTTCCCCAAaccctcctctcaccccctcaCTCACCTGACCTTCCCCTGCTTCAGCAGCTGGAGCCCCACTTTGGGGACCATTCTTGAAACCTGCATCTCGATCTCCTGTTTGGTgcctcctgcctggcctgtgcttGCCAAAGGTACCTCCTCCCTTGACTCTGACCTTccacttctcctcccccctcctactACATTGATTTGCCCAACCCTGCCCTGCCCTACCCCTGACTCATCACCCATAATACAACGGGGGAGGTAGGTGGGGCTTGTTGCTCCCACAGCATGCTGGGAGATGTGGTTCTTAGGTCTTTCCCCCCCATTCCTCTTGGGTTCCGCTCCTGACACTGGATTCCAGCACACTTCTTGGTCCCCTTCTCTCAGTTTTCCATCAAGACCCGTATCAATGTCtcttaaggaaaggagaggataAGATGGAATGGAGA
It includes:
- the DVL2 gene encoding segment polarity protein dishevelled homolog DVL-2 isoform X1, translated to MRGGGGGGGGSGWVRSGGRGGGGEGRREDHLRDGEGAAGGTMAGSSAAGLGGAGETKVIYHLDEEETPYLVKIPVPAERITLGDFKSVLQRPAGAKYYFKSMDQDFGVVKEEISDDNARLPCFNGRVVSWLVSSDNPQPENTPQAPEPRAEPSSPPPPLPPLPPERTSGIGDSRPPSFHPNVSSSRENLEPETETESVISLRRDRSRRRESIDHVGGGHRPNGSSRLERHLAGYESSSTLLTSELENTSLGDSDEDDTMSRFSSSTEQSSASRLLKRHRRRRKQRPPRLERTSSFSSVTDSTMSLNIITVTLNMEKYNFLGISIVGQSNERGDGGIYIGSIMKGGAVAADGRIEPGDMLLQVNDMNFENMSNDDAVRVLREIVHKPGPIVLTVAKCWDPSPQAYFTLPRNEPIQPIDPAAWVSHSAALTGAFPAYPGSSSMSTITSGSSLPDGCEGRSLSIHTDMASVTKAMAAPESGLEVRDRMWLKITIPNAFLGSDVVDWLYHHVEGFPERREARKYASGLLKAGLIRHTVNKITFSEQCYYVFGDLSGGCESYLVNLSLNDNDGSSGASDQDTLAPLPGATPWPLLPTFSYQYPAPHPYSPQPPPYHELSSYSYGGGSAGSQHSEGSRSSGSTRSDGGIGRPGRPEDRGPESKSGSGSESEPSSRGGSLHWGGDSGDATPPPPRGLGGGGSSLRSHPNLHPYGPPPGVALPYNPMMVVMMPPPPPPAVQPPGAPPVRDLGSVPPELTASRQSFHLAMGNPSEFFVDVM
- the ACADVL gene encoding very long-chain specific acyl-CoA dehydrogenase, mitochondrial isoform X2, with the translated sequence MFKGQLTTDQVFPYPSVLNEEQMQFLKELVGPVSRFFEEVNDPAKNDSLEKVEDSTMQGLKELGAFGLQVPSELGGVGLCNTQYARLVEIVGMHDLGVGITLGAHQSIGFKGILLFGSDAQKKKYLPKLASGENLAAFCLTEPSSGSDAASIRTTAVPSSCGKYYTLNGSKIWISNGGLAEIFTVFAKTPIKDESSGAVKEKITAFVVERSFGGVTNGPGEKKMGIKASNTAEVFFDGVKVPAENVLGEVGGGFKVAMHILNNGRFGMAAALAGTMKSIIAKAVDHAANRVQFGDKIYNFGLIQEKLARMAVLQYVTESMAYMVSSNMDQGSKDFQIEAAISKIFGSEAAWTVTDECIQIMGGMGFMKEPGVERVLRDLRIFRIFEGTNDILRLFVALQGCMDKGKELTGLGKALKNPFGNAGLLLGEAGKQFRRRTGIGSGLSLSGVVHPELSQSGKLAVGALEQFATVVEAKLIKYKKGIVDEQFLLHRLADCAIDLYAMVVVLSRASRSLSEGHSTAQHEKMLCDTWCIEAAARIQETIASLQSDPQQPQLFRNFKGISQAMVEKGGVVTNNPLGF
- the ACADVL gene encoding very long-chain specific acyl-CoA dehydrogenase, mitochondrial isoform X1 yields the protein MGDESGVGQGRVGQINVVGGGRRSGRSESREEVPLASTGQAGGTKQEIEMQVSRMVPKVGLQLLKQGKVSPQSYGSLLGMRATRNYANEAMEGSKSFAVGMFKGQLTTDQVFPYPSVLNEEQMQFLKELVGPVSRFFEEVNDPAKNDSLEKVEDSTMQGLKELGAFGLQVPSELGGVGLCNTQYARLVEIVGMHDLGVGITLGAHQSIGFKGILLFGSDAQKKKYLPKLASGENLAAFCLTEPSSGSDAASIRTTAVPSSCGKYYTLNGSKIWISNGGLAEIFTVFAKTPIKDESSGAVKEKITAFVVERSFGGVTNGPGEKKMGIKASNTAEVFFDGVKVPAENVLGEVGGGFKVAMHILNNGRFGMAAALAGTMKSIIAKAVDHAANRVQFGDKIYNFGLIQEKLARMAVLQYVTESMAYMVSSNMDQGSKDFQIEAAISKIFGSEAAWTVTDECIQIMGGMGFMKEPGVERVLRDLRIFRIFEGTNDILRLFVALQGCMDKGKELTGLGKALKNPFGNAGLLLGEAGKQFRRRTGIGSGLSLSGVVHPELSQSGKLAVGALEQFATVVEAKLIKYKKGIVDEQFLLHRLADCAIDLYAMVVVLSRASRSLSEGHSTAQHEKMLCDTWCIEAAARIQETIASLQSDPQQPQLFRNFKGISQAMVEKGGVVTNNPLGF
- the DVL2 gene encoding segment polarity protein dishevelled homolog DVL-2 isoform X2 — translated: MAGSSAAGLGGAGETKVIYHLDEEETPYLVKIPVPAERITLGDFKSVLQRPAGAKYYFKSMDQDFGVVKEEISDDNARLPCFNGRVVSWLVSSDNPQPENTPQAPEPRAEPSSPPPPLPPLPPERTSGIGDSRPPSFHPNVSSSRENLEPETETESVISLRRDRSRRRESIDHVGGGHRPNGSSRLERHLAGYESSSTLLTSELENTSLGDSDEDDTMSRFSSSTEQSSASRLLKRHRRRRKQRPPRLERTSSFSSVTDSTMSLNIITVTLNMEKYNFLGISIVGQSNERGDGGIYIGSIMKGGAVAADGRIEPGDMLLQVNDMNFENMSNDDAVRVLREIVHKPGPIVLTVAKCWDPSPQAYFTLPRNEPIQPIDPAAWVSHSAALTGAFPAYPGSSSMSTITSGSSLPDGCEGRSLSIHTDMASVTKAMAAPESGLEVRDRMWLKITIPNAFLGSDVVDWLYHHVEGFPERREARKYASGLLKAGLIRHTVNKITFSEQCYYVFGDLSGGCESCKAFLPLPLPDPDLVNLSLNDNDGSSGASDQDTLAPLPGATPWPLLPTFSYQYPAPHPYSPQPPPYHELSSYSYGGGSAGSQHSEGSRSSGSTRSDGGIGRPGRPEDRGPESKSGSGSESEPSSRGGSLHWGGDSGDATPPPPRGLGGGGSSLRSHPNLHPYGPPPGVALPYNPMMVVMMPPPPPPAVQPPGAPPVRDLGSVPPELTASRQSFHLAMGNPSEFFVDVM